A section of the Agarivorans litoreus genome encodes:
- a CDS encoding HEPN domain-containing protein, with translation MPTFLQELIATTDTRWKEVELLIEEADKHDAGSDMYDSLCRSTSILMISHMEGFIKGLVKSLVDDLNRHLSFSEFPVPAKEAVAASYYSAAMSDEKDFRKFQASLIQTLEGVSDFEANVDAFLFGGNSNKNPKPDMVSQALRKFGVRDVFKNLHGSSYEDVFESPRAAKRRLSLLHRIVSRACDAFPYSASLTKSSGLITSNYQGQTVWHEFLNNINSHRHQIVHGNTFENTTTVRDLRSTIINVRLFQLLVVYVVCAQLSP, from the coding sequence ATGCCTACATTTCTGCAAGAATTAATTGCAACTACCGACACCCGCTGGAAAGAAGTGGAGCTGTTGATTGAAGAAGCCGATAAGCATGATGCGGGCAGCGACATGTATGACTCCCTTTGCCGCTCCACAAGTATTCTTATGATTTCTCACATGGAGGGGTTTATTAAGGGCTTGGTAAAGAGCTTGGTTGATGACCTGAATCGTCATTTGAGCTTTTCTGAATTCCCAGTCCCTGCAAAAGAAGCAGTGGCTGCTAGCTATTACTCTGCAGCTATGTCTGATGAAAAAGACTTTCGAAAATTCCAAGCTTCACTGATACAAACCCTTGAAGGCGTCAGTGATTTCGAAGCCAATGTGGATGCTTTTTTGTTCGGGGGCAATAGTAACAAGAACCCCAAGCCAGATATGGTATCACAAGCTCTTCGCAAGTTTGGCGTGCGAGATGTCTTCAAGAATTTGCATGGCTCATCGTATGAAGATGTGTTTGAATCCCCTCGAGCCGCAAAAAGAAGATTGAGCTTACTCCATCGGATTGTTTCTAGGGCTTGTGATGCTTTTCCTTATTCTGCATCACTGACTAAAAGTAGTGGCCTGATAACTTCTAACTATCAAGGGCAAACAGTATGGCATGAGTTTTTAAACAACATAAATAGCCATAGACACCAGATTGTTCACGGGAATACGTTTGAAAACACGACTACCGTCAGAGACCTTCGCTCAACAATAATTAATGTAAGACTGTTTCAACTACTGGTGGTATACGTAGTCTGTGCCCAGCTGTCACCTTGA
- a CDS encoding DUF262 domain-containing protein → MTSLKTKLEELQQIAKERTVRAVTVEYDLETLVKKINKNIIRLNPDYQRRHRWDVKTASKLIESLILNIPIPFVYISQDIDVDEEIDDGVARYSVIDGQQRLTAVTDFFNKEFQLEELEALEPLNGCSYSDLPPFLVRRLEERTIRCLRIDSTLDQQVKFDIFERLNSGSVKLEPQELRNATCRGRFREAINKAANNETFLRLAHISEGSAKRKKMEDVELVLRYFALTTAEGYEAYRGKFKQFLTDKMKEFNELPQEKTQALMEEFRLVIALIDKNTDKPFAKYKVNTETGKLEEMSKFNAAVFDSVMAMSRKAFLTGSPINFDEFVNLFNDKEFFEACQGSVNDVSKVRVRIMKALALV, encoded by the coding sequence ATGACTTCGTTAAAAACCAAACTAGAAGAGCTTCAGCAGATAGCAAAAGAACGCACCGTCAGAGCGGTGACCGTTGAGTACGATTTGGAAACGTTAGTTAAGAAAATTAACAAGAATATCATTAGATTGAACCCAGATTACCAACGCCGCCACCGATGGGACGTAAAGACTGCATCTAAATTAATTGAGAGCCTTATCCTTAATATACCAATTCCATTTGTATACATATCTCAAGATATTGATGTGGATGAGGAGATAGATGATGGTGTGGCTAGGTACTCTGTGATAGACGGTCAACAGCGCCTGACAGCAGTTACAGACTTTTTCAACAAAGAGTTTCAACTAGAAGAGTTAGAAGCCTTGGAGCCCCTGAATGGCTGCTCCTATTCTGACTTACCACCGTTCTTAGTTAGACGGCTAGAAGAGAGAACTATTAGATGTTTACGAATCGACTCTACATTAGACCAACAGGTCAAATTTGATATATTCGAGAGGCTGAATTCTGGCTCGGTAAAACTAGAGCCACAAGAACTAAGAAACGCGACCTGTAGAGGGCGCTTTAGGGAGGCAATAAACAAAGCCGCGAATAACGAGACTTTCTTGCGTTTAGCCCACATATCAGAGGGCAGCGCCAAGCGTAAGAAAATGGAAGATGTAGAGTTGGTTCTTCGCTACTTTGCTTTGACAACAGCTGAAGGCTATGAAGCATACAGAGGTAAATTTAAGCAATTCTTAACTGACAAAATGAAAGAGTTTAATGAACTGCCACAAGAAAAAACTCAAGCGCTCATGGAGGAGTTTCGCCTCGTAATAGCCCTCATTGATAAAAATACTGACAAACCGTTTGCTAAATATAAAGTTAATACTGAAACAGGAAAGCTTGAAGAAATGTCAAAGTTTAATGCTGCCGTCTTCGACTCAGTAATGGCCATGTCGCGAAAAGCATTTCTGACTGGCTCCCCTATTAACTTTGACGAATTTGTTAACTTATTCAATGACAAAGAATTTTTTGAGGCATGCCAAGGTAGCGTGAACGATGTATCGAAGGTGAGAGTTAGAATAATGAAAGCGTTAGCTTTGGTTTAA
- a CDS encoding tyrosine-type recombinase/integrase encodes MIGTQSGTQVGTQMKYLQLRNSTYYFRYRVPLRFRGCLPLKEVKLSLRTDSFAQAVARIAPKLRIIKRIQSMATPHPSLKQLFEELTDYTRADSLSEYKRHERDGGAASVFEVMESVIRNSLKNGGGKFTPNDYGIDITPPAELDECLNFEELALMLCKAMSERICNGRSELFYDLHSKALALSQANVGSNNGLLLSKAWEEFKVTKEWGDKAAKNYQRLYEVMLAYWGDVDINTIDKNSIKELLSRYQDFPKRNNKPFNKMSLSEIMQFDVADIADEKKIAPKSVKELLKLCQGFFSAFLADEKSYLKASPTLGVKYAVKSPSYAAYSDSHILKVKEKAQSLEGWKKWVILLAIYTGARRGDIKSISASSVRMDEDSGRYYIWIEEGKTDAAQRPIPIHKELIKLGFMEFIENREGILFPEVDKAPNRMTSLVHRINRELGLSECNDKGLRYSLHSFRHTFITKVQAKGITTSLFQTVVGHQKSELGISQRYTHEIPVKELFAVVDSITDW; translated from the coding sequence TTGATTGGTACACAATCTGGTACACAGGTTGGTACACAAATGAAATACCTTCAGTTGCGAAACAGCACTTATTATTTTCGTTATCGGGTTCCTTTGAGGTTTAGAGGATGCCTACCTCTCAAAGAGGTAAAACTATCCTTACGCACCGATTCTTTTGCTCAAGCTGTTGCTAGAATAGCTCCTAAATTGAGAATAATTAAGCGTATCCAGTCTATGGCTACCCCTCACCCCAGTTTGAAGCAGTTGTTTGAAGAATTAACGGATTATACGCGGGCAGATAGTTTATCTGAGTACAAAAGGCATGAGCGTGACGGTGGGGCAGCTAGTGTCTTTGAGGTTATGGAGTCTGTAATTCGTAATAGCCTAAAGAATGGAGGGGGAAAGTTTACCCCCAATGATTACGGTATTGATATCACCCCACCAGCTGAACTTGACGAATGCCTTAATTTTGAAGAGTTAGCCTTAATGCTCTGTAAGGCTATGTCAGAGCGTATATGCAATGGGCGCTCAGAGCTATTCTACGACCTTCACTCCAAAGCTCTGGCGCTCTCTCAAGCGAATGTAGGGTCAAATAACGGCTTGTTGCTTAGTAAGGCTTGGGAGGAGTTTAAGGTTACAAAGGAGTGGGGTGATAAAGCAGCTAAAAACTATCAAAGACTATATGAAGTTATGTTGGCTTATTGGGGTGACGTAGATATTAATACAATCGATAAAAATAGTATTAAAGAGCTTCTTTCTCGCTACCAAGACTTCCCGAAAAGAAACAATAAACCTTTCAACAAAATGAGCTTGTCTGAAATCATGCAGTTTGATGTTGCTGATATTGCCGATGAGAAAAAAATAGCCCCAAAGTCAGTAAAAGAACTGCTTAAATTATGCCAAGGCTTTTTTAGTGCTTTTCTGGCGGATGAGAAGAGCTATTTAAAGGCTTCACCCACCTTGGGTGTTAAGTACGCGGTTAAGTCACCCTCTTATGCTGCTTACTCTGACTCACATATTCTAAAGGTTAAGGAAAAAGCGCAATCACTTGAAGGTTGGAAGAAATGGGTAATTCTATTGGCTATTTATACTGGCGCAAGGAGAGGTGACATTAAAAGCATATCTGCTAGCAGTGTGCGAATGGATGAGGATAGTGGGCGTTACTATATTTGGATTGAAGAAGGAAAGACCGATGCTGCTCAAAGGCCGATTCCCATACATAAAGAATTAATAAAATTGGGATTTATGGAATTTATTGAAAATAGGGAGGGGATACTATTCCCTGAAGTAGATAAAGCGCCTAATCGTATGACTTCACTTGTTCATAGAATCAATCGTGAGCTAGGTCTTTCTGAGTGCAACGATAAGGGGCTTAGGTATTCATTACATAGCTTCAGGCATACATTTATCACCAAAGTGCAAGCGAAGGGTATCACCACCTCTTTATTTCAAACCGTGGTAGGCCATCAAAAGAGTGAGCTTGGTATTTCACAAAGGTATACTCATGAAATTCCAGTAAAGGAGCTTTTCGCTGTTGTGGACTCTATAACTGATTGGTAG
- the ftsL gene encoding cell division protein FtsL, with product MDEVSRQPNLLRAILKDVWRNKQHFLLLVAAVVSAFCVVWTTHHARMFVEQRESLMMSRDALNVEWRHLLIEQNTLAEHSRVESIAKKRLDMHRPKIEEQVVITN from the coding sequence ATGGACGAGGTTAGCCGCCAGCCCAATTTATTGCGGGCGATTTTGAAAGATGTATGGCGCAATAAACAGCACTTTTTGTTGTTAGTTGCCGCGGTTGTTTCGGCATTTTGCGTGGTGTGGACAACTCATCATGCTCGAATGTTTGTTGAGCAGCGAGAATCACTAATGATGAGCCGTGATGCACTCAACGTTGAATGGCGACATTTATTAATAGAACAAAATACGCTAGCTGAACACAGCCGCGTAGAGAGCATAGCTAAAAAGCGTTTAGATATGCATCGACCCAAAATAGAAGAACAAGTGGTAATTACAAATTAA
- a CDS encoding IS256 family transposase, which yields MDKKALEAFAIEAAKGIKTPDDLTEFSQMLKKITVEAALNAEMDEHLGYEKHKPSKSNNTRNGKSTKRVKTEDGEFELDTPRDRLGSFDPKLVKKHQTRFTSMDDKILWLYAQGMSTRDIVNAFDEWYGAEISPSLVSRVTNAVMEEIVEWQSRPLDAIYPIVYLDCIVVKIRQDKRIINKSIFLALGINTDGQKELMGMWIAENEGAKFWLSVLTELNQRGVEDILIACVDGLKGFPDAINTVFPQTHIQLCIVHMVRNSLKYVSWKDYKAVTADLKRVYRSATEDEALLELERFSEVWDSQYPQISKSWRNHWQNLNTLFNYPEDIRRAIYTTNAIESLNSVIRKALKKRKLFPNDEAATKMVYLAIKDASKKWTMPIQNWRQAMSRFIIEFEERLEKHIN from the coding sequence ATGGATAAGAAAGCACTTGAAGCTTTTGCTATAGAAGCTGCAAAGGGAATCAAAACTCCCGATGATTTAACTGAATTCAGCCAGATGCTCAAAAAAATCACTGTTGAAGCGGCACTCAACGCTGAAATGGATGAGCATCTTGGTTATGAAAAACACAAACCTTCCAAGTCGAATAATACCCGCAATGGAAAGAGCACTAAGCGCGTAAAAACCGAAGACGGAGAGTTTGAGCTTGATACTCCTAGGGATCGCCTTGGCTCTTTTGACCCCAAGCTGGTCAAAAAACATCAAACACGATTTACCTCCATGGATGACAAGATCTTGTGGCTCTATGCGCAAGGTATGAGTACGCGTGACATCGTGAATGCTTTCGATGAGTGGTACGGGGCCGAGATATCACCCAGCCTAGTTTCGCGTGTCACAAATGCGGTGATGGAGGAAATTGTGGAGTGGCAATCTAGACCACTCGATGCCATTTATCCTATCGTCTATCTCGACTGCATCGTGGTCAAAATCCGCCAAGACAAACGCATTATCAATAAATCTATCTTCCTTGCTTTGGGCATTAACACCGACGGCCAGAAAGAGTTAATGGGCATGTGGATAGCCGAAAACGAGGGTGCTAAGTTTTGGCTGAGTGTTCTAACTGAACTCAATCAACGTGGTGTTGAAGATATACTTATCGCCTGTGTAGATGGCCTGAAGGGCTTCCCTGATGCGATCAATACCGTCTTCCCCCAAACACATATCCAGCTTTGCATAGTCCATATGGTGCGAAACTCATTGAAGTATGTATCCTGGAAAGACTACAAGGCGGTTACAGCCGACCTGAAGCGTGTGTATCGCTCAGCTACAGAAGATGAAGCTTTACTTGAGCTGGAGCGCTTTAGCGAAGTCTGGGATAGCCAGTATCCGCAAATCTCCAAATCTTGGCGCAATCACTGGCAGAACCTCAATACGCTCTTTAACTACCCTGAAGATATCCGTCGGGCCATTTACACCACCAATGCGATTGAGTCTCTCAACAGCGTAATACGCAAGGCACTAAAGAAGCGGAAACTCTTCCCAAACGATGAGGCCGCAACCAAGATGGTGTACTTAGCAATCAAAGACGCCAGCAAGAAATGGACAATGCCCATTCAAAACTGGCGCCAAGCTATGAGTCGGTTTATTATCGAGTTCGAGGAACGTCTAGAAAAACACATTAACTAG
- the mraZ gene encoding division/cell wall cluster transcriptional repressor MraZ translates to MLRGASSINLDAKGRMTMPTRYREWLMEECHGQLVCTIDINHRCLLLYPLAEWEEIERKLKRLSSMNPAERRLRRLLLGYADDCEMDKNGRLLIPPPLRQHADLEKKIMLVGQLNKFELWSEEQWQQQIAADIALEEDVDMLTDNLKDFSL, encoded by the coding sequence ATGTTACGCGGCGCTAGCTCAATCAACTTAGACGCGAAGGGACGCATGACTATGCCGACCCGGTATCGCGAGTGGTTGATGGAAGAGTGTCACGGTCAATTGGTGTGCACCATTGATATAAACCATCGCTGTTTACTGCTTTACCCTTTAGCTGAATGGGAAGAAATTGAGCGTAAACTCAAGCGCTTATCTAGCATGAACCCAGCAGAGCGTCGTTTGCGACGCTTGTTATTGGGTTATGCCGACGATTGCGAGATGGACAAAAATGGTCGTTTGTTAATTCCACCTCCGCTGCGTCAACACGCAGATTTGGAGAAAAAAATAATGCTGGTTGGCCAGCTCAACAAATTTGAGCTGTGGTCAGAAGAGCAATGGCAGCAACAAATTGCTGCAGATATAGCCCTAGAAGAGGACGTTGATATGTTAACTGATAACCTAAAAGATTTTTCGCTTTAG
- the rsmH gene encoding 16S rRNA (cytosine(1402)-N(4))-methyltransferase RsmH has translation MTTEFVHTSVLLQECIDGLAIKEDGIYVDGTFGRGGHSRAILQQLGPKGRLIAIDRDPRAIEAAKQFADDPRFQIVHGPFSGIEQYITELGLAKKIDGVLLDLGVSSPQLDDAERGFSFLRDGPLDMRMDTSQGQTAAQWLTHAAEEDIAWVIKTFGEEKFGKRIAHGIVNAREETPLTSTLQLAKIIDEACPVKDKYKHPATRSFQAIRIYINSELDEIDTALLGAMNSLATDGRLAVISFHSLEDRMVKRFIRKQEKGEQFPRGLPLTEEQLASGRYLKSIGRAIKPSAAEIEVNPRSRSSVLRVAKRL, from the coding sequence ATGACTACTGAATTTGTTCATACCTCGGTACTGTTACAAGAATGTATCGACGGCTTAGCCATTAAAGAGGATGGCATTTACGTGGATGGCACTTTTGGCAGAGGTGGGCACAGTCGCGCTATTTTACAGCAACTAGGTCCCAAAGGACGTTTGATTGCTATCGACCGAGACCCTCGCGCAATTGAAGCTGCTAAACAGTTTGCCGACGACCCTCGTTTTCAAATTGTTCATGGCCCTTTTTCTGGCATTGAACAATACATTACAGAGTTGGGTCTAGCGAAAAAAATTGATGGCGTATTGCTCGACCTAGGCGTGTCGTCCCCGCAACTTGATGATGCCGAGCGTGGATTTAGCTTTTTGCGCGATGGCCCATTAGATATGCGAATGGATACTTCGCAAGGACAAACCGCCGCCCAGTGGTTAACCCATGCCGCAGAGGAAGACATTGCCTGGGTGATTAAAACCTTTGGTGAAGAAAAGTTTGGTAAACGTATTGCTCATGGCATTGTGAATGCCCGTGAAGAGACGCCTCTTACTAGTACTTTGCAGCTAGCCAAAATTATTGATGAAGCTTGCCCTGTTAAAGATAAATACAAACACCCGGCTACGCGCAGTTTTCAGGCTATTCGTATTTACATTAATAGTGAATTGGATGAAATCGACACAGCCTTACTAGGTGCAATGAATAGTTTAGCGACCGATGGCCGTTTAGCGGTGATTAGTTTTCATTCTTTAGAAGACCGTATGGTGAAGCGCTTTATTAGAAAGCAAGAAAAAGGCGAGCAATTTCCTAGAGGTTTGCCGCTTACCGAAGAGCAGTTAGCCAGTGGACGTTATCTAAAGAGTATCGGCAGGGCGATAAAACCTAGCGCAGCAGAAATTGAAGTAAACCCGCGCTCTCGTAGCTCGGTGTTGCGGGTAGCCAAACGTTTGTAA
- a CDS encoding recombinase family protein — MIGDALMSTYMYARVSTEQQNLEAQVELLKNKYDILDGNVFAEKFTGKSLDRPMFNKLRKIAKKGDVIVVQDLSRLGRNTTEVLNCIDEMSAQEVSLIIDDLGRIDVTSATGKMVTTTLAAVATMQREQILEKQAMGIAKAKAEGKYKGRRQSPETVKKCQKAIGYVEDGLSKEDAARAVGIGIATLYRYISSTTKDK, encoded by the coding sequence ATGATAGGTGATGCGCTTATGTCGACTTATATGTATGCGAGGGTAAGTACAGAACAGCAAAATTTAGAGGCTCAAGTGGAGCTTTTAAAGAATAAATACGACATTCTTGATGGTAACGTATTTGCTGAGAAGTTTACGGGTAAGTCTTTAGATAGACCTATGTTCAATAAGTTGCGGAAAATTGCTAAGAAGGGGGATGTAATTGTTGTACAAGACCTCTCTCGGTTAGGGAGGAATACAACAGAAGTTTTAAACTGTATTGATGAGATGTCAGCACAAGAAGTGTCATTAATAATTGATGACCTTGGTAGAATCGATGTGACTAGTGCAACGGGAAAGATGGTCACAACGACTTTGGCTGCGGTAGCTACAATGCAGAGGGAGCAAATACTTGAAAAACAAGCAATGGGAATCGCAAAAGCTAAAGCAGAGGGCAAGTACAAGGGACGGAGGCAGTCACCGGAAACTGTAAAAAAATGTCAGAAAGCTATTGGTTATGTTGAGGATGGACTTAGTAAAGAGGATGCAGCTCGAGCTGTAGGTATCGGTATCGCTACTCTATATCGGTATATCAGCAGCACCACAAAAGATAAGTAA
- a CDS encoding penicillin-binding protein activator, producing MKHNLISALRYLSLSLMLLLAACSSGPTKPPIVAIDLPSIAVAPEHNAEFYLDQASIAPVEQSFEWELLAAKAYYQQGMFQAGDAVTTSLNQQANTVQRGAGLRIVSAYSLELQGQYTPALALLDFDPAWQLPDDYWYAYFQTRGKIYQKQNNPLAASGAFIELDRYLSEEARETNHQTIWQLLKPLTAFTLRSFQQPGNELRNGWLEIVAISNDPKQSPEKLVAKLQTWKTEYPAHPALDYVAGDLAKALSITPYTPQKIAVLLPLSGKYQNNGLAVKDGLVSAFLDSQTEFTGDTELVFYDTQSQAMETLYPQLEQDQIDFIVGPLLKSQLRSLLSLAPTQPVFALNDVQAGEQDQQFFFPLSPEDEAKQAAQFMAQREEQNPLLLAPQSSLGKRMAESFTEEWQTLSSSPVDVIYYANRNDLQRAVRKLLHTDMSQQRISQFKQILGQDLEAEVRSRSDANSLYLVGNNTETKLIKAFIDVTVSPFAVSPRLYASSRSYDKNDETSENELDGIYISEMPWILEQQSVNAIRHQQLWPSSSDSQKRLYALGYDAYSLISQLAQMRGYSDYQLSGLTGKLSVNQQGLVIRQLTWTQYKDGQLVPLEIQANTLQDQDIE from the coding sequence TTGAAACATAACCTGATCTCAGCGCTACGTTATCTCAGTTTAAGCCTTATGCTTTTGCTCGCTGCCTGTAGTAGTGGCCCAACCAAGCCGCCTATTGTAGCTATAGACCTTCCTTCAATTGCTGTTGCGCCTGAACATAATGCAGAGTTTTATTTGGATCAGGCTAGCATTGCGCCAGTAGAGCAGAGCTTTGAGTGGGAACTGCTGGCAGCTAAAGCGTACTATCAACAAGGCATGTTCCAAGCCGGTGATGCCGTTACCACATCGCTAAATCAGCAAGCAAACACGGTACAACGTGGGGCAGGCTTGCGCATAGTAAGCGCCTACTCTTTGGAGCTTCAAGGCCAATACACTCCGGCTTTAGCATTGTTAGATTTTGACCCAGCCTGGCAACTACCCGATGATTATTGGTATGCCTACTTCCAAACCCGCGGCAAAATTTATCAAAAGCAAAATAATCCTTTAGCTGCTTCTGGCGCTTTTATCGAGCTAGACCGTTATCTATCAGAAGAAGCCCGAGAAACCAATCATCAAACTATTTGGCAACTGCTGAAACCACTTACCGCGTTTACCCTACGCAGCTTTCAGCAGCCAGGTAACGAATTACGCAACGGCTGGTTAGAAATTGTTGCAATAAGTAACGACCCCAAGCAATCACCGGAGAAATTGGTTGCTAAGCTACAAACTTGGAAAACCGAATACCCAGCCCACCCAGCACTAGATTATGTAGCTGGTGATCTAGCTAAAGCACTAAGCATTACGCCTTATACGCCACAAAAAATTGCAGTTTTGCTGCCGTTAAGTGGTAAATACCAAAATAACGGTTTGGCGGTAAAAGACGGTTTAGTATCCGCTTTCTTAGATAGCCAAACTGAGTTTACCGGTGATACAGAATTGGTGTTTTACGATACCCAGTCCCAAGCAATGGAAACACTCTATCCCCAGCTTGAACAAGACCAAATCGATTTCATCGTTGGGCCGCTGTTAAAATCGCAGCTACGCAGTTTGTTAAGCCTTGCACCAACCCAACCAGTGTTCGCTCTTAACGATGTGCAAGCTGGTGAACAGGACCAACAGTTCTTCTTTCCACTTTCGCCAGAGGATGAAGCCAAACAAGCCGCTCAGTTCATGGCGCAACGCGAAGAGCAAAATCCACTACTGTTAGCCCCACAAAGCAGCTTGGGCAAGCGCATGGCTGAGTCATTTACAGAGGAATGGCAAACCCTTTCTAGCTCTCCTGTAGATGTTATCTACTACGCTAACCGCAACGATCTACAGCGCGCGGTGCGTAAATTATTACATACCGATATGAGCCAGCAGCGTATTAGCCAGTTTAAGCAGATTTTGGGGCAAGACTTAGAAGCTGAAGTACGCTCTAGAAGCGATGCAAACTCTCTATATTTGGTGGGCAACAATACCGAAACTAAGCTAATTAAGGCGTTTATTGATGTAACCGTAAGCCCATTTGCAGTAAGCCCACGCTTATATGCCAGCTCACGCAGCTATGACAAAAATGATGAAACCAGCGAAAACGAATTAGACGGCATTTACATCAGCGAAATGCCTTGGATATTAGAGCAACAATCGGTAAACGCGATTCGCCATCAGCAGCTTTGGCCTAGCTCTTCTGACTCGCAGAAACGTTTGTACGCTTTGGGTTATGATGCCTACTCGCTGATTAGTCAACTGGCTCAAATGCGCGGCTATTCAGACTACCAACTAAGTGGTTTAACCGGAAAACTCAGTGTTAACCAACAAGGCTTAGTCATTCGACAACTTACGTGGACTCAATATAAAGATGGCCAACTGGTTCCCTTGGAAATCCAAGCTAACACGCTTCAAGACCAAGATATTGAATAA
- the rsmI gene encoding 16S rRNA (cytidine(1402)-2'-O)-methyltransferase: MSAIGTLYIVATPIGNLADITQRAIQVLKDVSMIAAEDTRNTGRLLNHYEIGTRCVAVHDHNEQQKIAWLEQQVLGGNDIALVSDAGTPLINDPGYHLVNAFRAKGYPVVPLPGACAAIAALSVAGLPTDRFLYEGFLPAKTKARQERLDELRQETRTVVYYESPHRILDSLADIASCLGEERQVVLARELTKTFETIKSMPVGELLSWVKADPNQQKGEMVLIVAGYQKDSEQLPVDALDTLKLLQTELPLKKAAALTAKIYGLKKNALYDYGLKRGE; encoded by the coding sequence ATGTCAGCCATCGGTACTCTTTATATTGTAGCCACTCCTATTGGCAATTTAGCAGATATCACACAGCGTGCTATTCAAGTGCTTAAGGATGTGTCGATGATTGCAGCCGAAGATACGCGCAACACTGGTCGGTTACTTAATCATTATGAAATAGGTACTCGCTGTGTGGCGGTACACGATCATAACGAGCAACAAAAAATAGCCTGGTTAGAGCAACAAGTGCTAGGTGGAAATGACATTGCGTTAGTCTCAGATGCAGGAACGCCACTGATTAATGACCCCGGCTACCACCTAGTAAACGCGTTTCGCGCTAAAGGCTACCCAGTTGTGCCTTTGCCGGGTGCTTGCGCGGCTATAGCTGCGCTGTCGGTAGCGGGTTTGCCTACAGATAGGTTCTTGTACGAGGGATTTTTACCGGCTAAAACCAAAGCACGCCAAGAACGATTAGACGAACTTCGTCAAGAAACTCGAACAGTAGTGTATTACGAATCGCCCCACCGCATTTTAGATAGCCTCGCCGATATAGCTAGTTGTTTAGGGGAAGAGAGACAAGTTGTGCTTGCTCGCGAACTGACCAAAACCTTTGAAACTATTAAATCCATGCCCGTTGGAGAGCTACTTAGCTGGGTTAAAGCCGACCCCAACCAACAAAAAGGGGAGATGGTATTAATTGTGGCCGGTTACCAAAAAGACAGTGAGCAGTTACCAGTAGATGCTTTAGATACGCTTAAGTTATTGCAAACAGAGTTGCCATTAAAGAAGGCCGCAGCACTTACCGCTAAAATTTATGGTTTAAAGAAAAACGCCCTTTATGACTACGGATTAAAGCGCGGCGAATAA